Proteins encoded in a region of the Natronorubrum halophilum genome:
- a CDS encoding lysylphosphatidylglycerol synthase transmembrane domain-containing protein, with product MSGETGDIGGNVVDRCRRVVQTHGVWLTALLSVVVFFGLVAYADVGAVTSALAAVDPVTFGAVIGLTTVGYGFRFAKWHYYLRYLGVDVPLEASAITFFSGLMMVVTPGKAGEVWKAWFLRDERGVPASETASVVGAERITDLVALSAMAALGVLVYSRSSVPIVALVVALAAGIGLLQWRRACLTILERLESVPVVGDYAADVERFYESTYRLFRFRPLVVSTLLSLAAWGLEGIAFWLVLDGFGTETGVVIGLFVFGFGSVIGAVSMLPGGLAATEASMVGVLVALGYSEAVAAAATIAIRVGTLWYAAALGTAVFLAYKATR from the coding sequence ATGAGCGGTGAGACCGGCGATATCGGAGGGAACGTCGTCGACCGCTGTCGGCGAGTCGTTCAAACCCACGGAGTCTGGCTGACGGCGCTGCTCTCGGTCGTCGTCTTCTTCGGTCTCGTCGCCTACGCCGACGTCGGAGCCGTGACGAGCGCTCTCGCCGCCGTAGACCCGGTGACGTTCGGAGCCGTCATCGGTCTGACGACCGTCGGCTACGGCTTCCGGTTCGCCAAGTGGCACTACTACCTCCGGTACCTCGGCGTCGACGTCCCGCTCGAGGCGAGCGCGATCACCTTCTTCAGCGGCCTGATGATGGTCGTCACGCCGGGCAAGGCCGGCGAGGTCTGGAAGGCATGGTTCCTCCGCGACGAACGCGGCGTCCCCGCGAGCGAGACCGCCTCCGTCGTCGGCGCCGAGCGCATCACGGACCTCGTCGCGCTGAGCGCGATGGCCGCGCTCGGAGTGCTGGTCTACAGCCGATCGTCGGTTCCGATCGTCGCCCTCGTCGTCGCCCTCGCGGCCGGGATCGGGTTGCTCCAGTGGCGGCGGGCCTGTCTGACGATCCTCGAGCGCCTCGAGTCGGTCCCGGTCGTCGGCGACTACGCGGCCGACGTGGAGCGGTTCTACGAGAGCACGTACCGCCTGTTTCGGTTCCGTCCGCTGGTCGTCTCGACGCTGCTCAGCCTCGCGGCGTGGGGGTTAGAGGGGATCGCCTTCTGGCTGGTGCTCGACGGATTCGGCACCGAAACAGGCGTCGTGATCGGTCTGTTCGTCTTCGGCTTCGGGTCGGTCATCGGCGCGGTGTCGATGCTACCCGGCGGACTCGCGGCGACGGAGGCGTCGATGGTCGGCGTACTGGTCGCGCTCGGCTACTCCGAGGCCGTCGCGGCCGCCGCCACGATCGCGATCCGCGTGGGGACGCTGTGGTACGCTGCGGCCCTCGGAACGGCGGTATTCCTCGCGTACAAGGCGACTCGCTGA
- a CDS encoding sodium:solute symporter family protein, which yields MAVQSDVTLLYIVAGYLAVMLGVGVWAYGKTKTAEDFMVAGRSLGAAIIAGTLLATWMGSGTVTGGANSVAYDNGLWPAILFGTASLIGITALKALAPRIRQFDKLTIPELIEEELGREGRIISLLVIAFAYVGIVSYQFIGLGFVLNVTTGISVTQGTIIGTGIIIALAAMGGLMSVAYTDAISAFLMLLGLVIAVPFVVLEAGGWSGITANVPATHLDALGDLSLFEFFGLWAPPLLLILADQNMYQRIIAGETDEGTNVGLIAWFVGAVATMTLVPLIAFASRAMFPELDPGMALIATTTVLPTWVGGILLAAAAAFIITTGSSYLLSACTNLSQDLYKGFINPDASDERVFWLTRAFVVVLGVFAFVLGQYFPTILEVQMYSYTAYGAAITPPLLAIFLMRKRLTKIGGLTGMVAGAVLAITWDTALGSPYGLDAVIVAAPVACALIVLVSYLTNTPTSPTPTRA from the coding sequence ATGGCGGTTCAAAGCGACGTGACACTGCTGTACATCGTCGCCGGGTATCTCGCCGTGATGCTCGGCGTCGGCGTCTGGGCGTACGGAAAGACGAAGACCGCGGAAGATTTCATGGTCGCCGGCCGAAGCCTCGGCGCGGCCATCATCGCCGGAACGCTGCTGGCGACGTGGATGGGGTCCGGAACGGTGACCGGCGGCGCGAACTCGGTCGCGTACGACAACGGCCTGTGGCCCGCGATCCTCTTCGGGACGGCGTCTCTCATCGGCATCACCGCTCTCAAGGCGCTCGCACCGCGTATCAGGCAGTTCGACAAGCTGACGATCCCCGAACTGATCGAAGAGGAGTTGGGTCGAGAGGGCCGAATCATCAGTTTGCTCGTCATCGCGTTCGCATACGTGGGGATCGTCTCCTACCAGTTCATCGGGCTCGGCTTCGTGCTGAACGTCACGACCGGAATCTCGGTCACGCAGGGGACGATCATCGGGACGGGAATCATCATCGCACTCGCGGCGATGGGCGGACTCATGTCGGTCGCGTACACGGACGCGATCAGCGCCTTCCTGATGCTCCTGGGTCTCGTGATCGCGGTTCCGTTCGTGGTTCTCGAGGCCGGCGGCTGGTCGGGGATCACCGCGAACGTCCCCGCGACCCACCTCGACGCGCTCGGCGACCTCTCCCTCTTCGAGTTCTTCGGGCTCTGGGCGCCCCCGTTGCTGTTGATCCTCGCCGACCAAAACATGTACCAGCGTATCATCGCCGGCGAAACGGACGAGGGAACGAACGTCGGACTCATTGCCTGGTTCGTCGGCGCCGTCGCGACGATGACGCTGGTCCCGCTGATCGCGTTCGCTTCGCGGGCGATGTTCCCCGAACTCGATCCGGGAATGGCACTGATCGCGACGACCACCGTGCTTCCGACGTGGGTCGGGGGCATCCTGCTGGCCGCCGCCGCGGCGTTCATCATCACGACCGGAAGCTCGTACCTGTTGTCGGCCTGTACGAACCTCTCTCAGGACCTGTACAAGGGGTTCATCAATCCCGACGCGTCCGACGAGCGGGTTTTCTGGTTGACGCGGGCGTTCGTCGTCGTGCTCGGCGTCTTCGCGTTCGTTCTCGGACAGTACTTCCCGACCATCCTCGAGGTCCAGATGTACTCGTACACGGCCTACGGTGCCGCGATCACGCCGCCGTTGCTGGCGATTTTTCTGATGCGCAAGCGCCTGACCAAGATCGGCGGCCTCACCGGGATGGTCGCTGGCGCCGTGCTCGCGATCACCTGGGACACGGCGCTCGGAAGCCCCTACGGACTGGACGCGGTGATCGTCGCGGCACCGGTCGCGTGCGCGCTCATCGTCCTCGTCAGCTATCTCACGAACACGCCGACGTCACCGACGCCGACTCGAGCCTGA
- a CDS encoding M24 family metallopeptidase, translating into MTDLAITEPEYRERKRTLLERAEADGYDGLVLFGSLNIHYASGMYHLPTERPVALGIADERVEAVVPRLEREHAARDDFLIDGVTSYFEYPQDEPMESVAEMCGRLGIADGAIAVDSDGSPARNGYTGPALSSVVAADVGVESYVTELRETKSDSEIELVREASVWANLGHRLLQERIEVGRRPIEVRAEVEAEAVKTMLDALGDRYEMRSWANPMQCLFTAGDVTALPHSMDQTTRIERGDNVVTIVKPTVGGYTTELERTMFVGEVSDDQRTYFEIMRESQEIAIDAIGPGVEYAAVEEAVVDYYEEQGVVEYTQHHVGHNIGLEGHERPFLDVASEGTIRPGELFTVEPGFYVPGLGGFRHSDTVAVTEDGTETLTYYPRDLERLIV; encoded by the coding sequence ATGACAGATCTCGCGATCACCGAGCCAGAATACCGCGAACGTAAACGGACGTTGCTGGAGCGAGCCGAAGCGGACGGATACGACGGTCTCGTTCTGTTCGGTTCGCTGAACATCCACTACGCGAGCGGAATGTACCACTTGCCGACTGAACGGCCGGTCGCACTCGGTATCGCCGACGAGCGAGTCGAGGCGGTCGTTCCTCGCCTGGAGCGAGAGCACGCCGCCCGAGACGACTTCCTGATCGACGGCGTGACGTCGTACTTCGAGTACCCGCAGGACGAGCCGATGGAGTCGGTCGCCGAGATGTGCGGTCGACTCGGAATCGCAGACGGCGCTATCGCGGTCGATTCCGACGGCAGCCCGGCGCGGAACGGGTACACCGGGCCGGCGCTCTCGTCGGTCGTCGCCGCGGACGTTGGCGTCGAATCGTACGTCACGGAACTGCGAGAGACGAAGAGCGACAGCGAGATCGAACTCGTTCGGGAGGCGAGCGTCTGGGCCAATCTCGGTCATCGGCTCCTGCAAGAGCGGATCGAGGTCGGGCGTCGCCCCATCGAGGTCCGGGCGGAAGTCGAAGCCGAGGCGGTAAAGACGATGCTCGACGCGCTCGGCGACCGGTACGAGATGCGCTCGTGGGCGAACCCGATGCAGTGTCTGTTCACGGCGGGCGACGTGACCGCGCTTCCGCACAGCATGGATCAGACGACGAGGATCGAACGCGGCGACAACGTCGTCACCATCGTCAAACCGACCGTCGGCGGCTACACGACTGAGCTCGAGCGGACGATGTTCGTCGGAGAGGTGAGCGACGACCAACGGACGTACTTCGAGATCATGCGGGAATCGCAGGAGATCGCGATCGACGCGATCGGACCGGGCGTCGAGTACGCCGCGGTCGAGGAAGCCGTCGTCGACTACTACGAGGAACAGGGGGTCGTCGAGTACACCCAACACCACGTCGGCCATAACATCGGTCTGGAGGGACACGAACGCCCGTTTCTCGACGTCGCCTCCGAGGGCACGATCCGGCCGGGCGAACTGTTCACCGTCGAACCGGGGTTCTACGTCCCCGGACTGGGCGGCTTTCGCCACTCGGACACCGTGGCGGTGACCGAAGACGGGACGGAGACGCTGACGTATTATCCTCGCGACCTCGAGCGCCTGATCGTTTGA
- a CDS encoding DoxX family protein, protein MTAQITNNIRRNIGNLRSRSRIVNYSLWIVQTALALIFLIAGVAKFATPMEMMTAQLPIALPGAFILFIGAAEILGAIGLLLPGLLHVREELTPLAAAGLVSIMVGATALTLIDGGIVLALIPLAVGLLAAFVAYGRWHYLSP, encoded by the coding sequence ATGACCGCACAAATAACCAACAACATACGGAGGAACATCGGTAACTTGCGATCGAGGAGTCGGATCGTCAACTATTCGCTGTGGATCGTGCAGACAGCGCTCGCGCTCATCTTCCTGATCGCGGGAGTCGCGAAATTCGCCACGCCGATGGAGATGATGACGGCACAACTGCCGATCGCGCTGCCGGGGGCGTTCATCCTGTTCATCGGCGCCGCCGAGATACTCGGTGCGATCGGATTGCTCCTCCCCGGACTCCTGCACGTCCGGGAGGAACTGACGCCGCTGGCCGCTGCGGGATTGGTGAGTATCATGGTCGGAGCCACGGCGCTCACGCTCATCGACGGCGGTATCGTGTTGGCGCTGATTCCGTTGGCGGTGGGCCTTCTCGCAGCGTTCGTCGCGTACGGCCGCTGGCACTACCTGTCGCCGTAG
- a CDS encoding TetR/AcrR family transcriptional regulator, with translation MHGFSDEERDRIREELLAVGREKVLTFGLKKTNVADITDPVGIAKSTFYLFFDSKAELYLEIMRHEVDEFTESLEAELDGVEDPREGFERLCWCYKAFVENNPLVQQLFREDDYRMFRDTVPPERLAEIEQEGIGEIVPYIEFFQERSDGLLAERDPVTILGMVGTIELLALHREDYEEYRDDYYEQVQELLIATLARGLTADPSA, from the coding sequence ATGCACGGCTTCAGTGACGAGGAACGGGATCGAATCCGGGAAGAACTCCTGGCGGTTGGACGCGAGAAAGTCCTCACGTTCGGCTTGAAGAAGACGAACGTCGCGGATATCACCGACCCAGTCGGAATCGCTAAAAGTACGTTTTACCTGTTTTTCGACTCGAAAGCCGAACTCTACCTCGAGATCATGCGACACGAGGTCGACGAGTTCACCGAGAGCCTCGAGGCCGAACTCGACGGCGTCGAGGACCCGCGTGAGGGGTTCGAACGGTTGTGCTGGTGCTACAAGGCGTTCGTCGAAAACAACCCGCTCGTCCAACAGCTGTTCCGCGAGGACGACTACCGAATGTTTCGCGATACCGTTCCACCGGAGCGACTCGCGGAGATCGAACAGGAGGGCATCGGCGAAATCGTTCCGTACATCGAGTTCTTTCAAGAGCGCAGCGACGGGTTGCTCGCGGAACGCGATCCGGTGACGATTCTCGGAATGGTCGGAACGATCGAGTTGCTGGCCCTCCACAGGGAGGATTACGAAGAGTACAGAGACGACTACTACGAGCAGGTCCAGGAGTTGCTCATCGCGACGCTCGCTCGGGGGTTGACGGCCGATCCGTCGGCGTAA
- a CDS encoding ABC transporter ATP-binding protein produces the protein MAVIEVADLTKDYGSVLGADSLSFTVEAGEVFGFLGPNGAGKTTTIRTLLGLLSPTSGTATVLGADVRDEAALLEEKRRIGYLPAHLGFNEEVTGERILDYHASIKGDSRRDELLEIFTPPVERPIREYSTGNERMIGIVQAFMHDPDLVIMDEPTSGLDPLKQEAFNEFIREERERGTTIFFSSHVLSEVRRICDRVGILREGRLVGLEDVETLLDQGGKRVRVQTVDGASSGLTSLDGVIDVSTFAEGVQFIYTGDYNTLLSELASYDVREVEISEPPLEDVFMHYYGTNGSETAGREVTSDV, from the coding sequence ATGGCAGTCATCGAAGTGGCCGATCTGACGAAGGACTACGGGAGCGTCCTCGGTGCCGATTCCCTCTCGTTCACCGTCGAGGCGGGCGAGGTGTTCGGCTTTTTGGGGCCGAACGGAGCCGGGAAGACGACGACGATCCGCACGCTGCTCGGACTGCTCTCGCCCACCTCGGGAACGGCGACCGTGCTCGGGGCCGACGTTCGCGACGAAGCCGCGCTGCTCGAGGAGAAACGTCGGATCGGGTACCTACCCGCCCACCTCGGGTTCAACGAGGAGGTGACCGGCGAGCGAATTCTCGACTATCACGCCTCGATCAAGGGCGACAGCCGTCGGGACGAGCTCCTCGAGATCTTCACGCCGCCCGTCGAGCGGCCGATCCGCGAGTACTCGACCGGGAACGAGCGGATGATCGGGATCGTTCAGGCGTTCATGCACGATCCGGATCTCGTCATCATGGACGAGCCGACGTCGGGGCTCGACCCGCTCAAACAGGAGGCGTTCAACGAGTTCATCCGAGAGGAACGCGAGCGCGGAACGACGATTTTCTTCTCATCGCACGTGTTGAGCGAGGTTCGGCGCATCTGCGACCGCGTCGGCATCCTCCGCGAGGGACGGCTCGTCGGCCTCGAGGACGTCGAAACGCTGCTCGATCAGGGCGGCAAACGCGTTCGCGTCCAGACGGTCGACGGGGCCAGTTCGGGGCTGACGTCCCTCGACGGCGTCATCGACGTGAGCACGTTCGCCGAGGGCGTTCAGTTCATCTACACCGGTGACTACAACACGCTGCTCAGCGAGCTCGCGTCCTACGACGTTCGCGAGGTGGAGATCAGCGAACCGCCGCTCGAGGACGTCTTCATGCACTACTACGGAACGAACGGTTCCGAAACGGCCGGCCGAGAGGTGACGTCCGATGTTTGA
- a CDS encoding ABC transporter permease: MFETARYEASRRVRGTAILTVALSLYVAFIVWYFTVLEGVDYDQMLESMPPAMMDAFGIETMATIEGFLGSQIYNFVWLLGLGLYFAYAGGGLISKDIERERMDLLISFPVSRSRLLVEKVASLLLPLVALNVVIGVVTYVLVVAIGETIDPMHLALAHLLSIPYLLVCVAIGVVFSVVVDRAAIAERAAVGVVFVLFLVESVVGGANDFEWIQYVSPTHYYEPTPILIDGSYELADSGILLVLFVALLLVGQFLFRRRDI; encoded by the coding sequence ATGTTTGAAACCGCCCGGTACGAAGCGAGCCGTCGCGTTCGCGGAACGGCGATTCTGACGGTCGCACTGAGCCTCTACGTGGCGTTTATCGTCTGGTACTTCACCGTACTGGAGGGCGTCGACTACGACCAGATGCTCGAGTCGATGCCGCCCGCGATGATGGACGCGTTCGGCATCGAGACGATGGCGACGATCGAGGGCTTCCTCGGGTCGCAGATCTACAATTTCGTGTGGCTGCTCGGTCTGGGACTGTACTTCGCGTACGCGGGCGGCGGGCTCATCTCGAAGGATATCGAACGGGAGCGAATGGATCTATTGATCTCGTTTCCGGTCTCTCGATCGCGGCTGCTCGTCGAGAAGGTCGCCTCGTTACTGCTCCCGCTCGTCGCGCTCAACGTCGTCATCGGCGTCGTCACCTATGTGCTGGTGGTGGCGATCGGCGAGACGATCGATCCGATGCACCTCGCGTTAGCGCACCTGCTGTCGATTCCGTACCTGCTCGTCTGCGTGGCGATCGGCGTGGTGTTCTCGGTCGTCGTCGATCGAGCCGCCATCGCGGAACGAGCAGCCGTCGGCGTCGTCTTCGTGCTCTTTCTCGTCGAGTCGGTCGTCGGCGGCGCGAACGATTTCGAGTGGATCCAGTACGTCAGCCCGACGCACTACTACGAGCCGACGCCGATCCTCATCGACGGCTCGTACGAACTCGCCGACAGCGGGATCCTGCTTGTGCTGTTCGTGGCCCTGCTGCTCGTCGGTCAGTTCCTCTTCCGACGACGGGACATCTGA
- a CDS encoding A24 family peptidase C-terminal domain-containing protein, whose product MTLAGASATTPDLIRLVAVPVFAWVAVRDIKTRRVSSTVWIPLSMLGAVLLVWDGWIAWTADSYAWSHEFLVPTAVSLGFVVPIAYLFWWFGGFGGADAKALLVLALLFPTAPQYTVGSWTIPWAMTDAETFSSFSFTILTNAVVIGIAIPVVLALRNAASGRFTSVMVIGWPVSWDRIPELHGRLLETPEGRSRGGLDLDALRMYLRWRDLGLADVRAAPDRYRDPATLPDEPNPPTDGAVTAAVRSDGGTALEGEPSSDETTRETTAETSSETDFETTADSDPEYDDPWGADAFLADIEGTAYGTTSAELREGLEVLVDKETVWISPGTPFLVPVFLGLVIAFVYGDLLVGTLI is encoded by the coding sequence GTGACACTCGCTGGCGCGTCGGCAACGACTCCGGACCTCATTCGGCTCGTTGCCGTCCCCGTTTTCGCCTGGGTTGCGGTTCGCGACATCAAGACCAGACGGGTCTCGAGTACCGTCTGGATCCCGCTATCGATGCTGGGTGCCGTCTTGCTCGTCTGGGACGGCTGGATCGCCTGGACCGCCGATAGCTACGCCTGGAGCCACGAGTTCCTCGTTCCGACAGCGGTGAGCCTCGGCTTCGTCGTCCCCATCGCGTACCTGTTCTGGTGGTTCGGCGGCTTCGGCGGTGCCGACGCGAAGGCGTTGCTCGTCCTGGCTCTGCTGTTTCCGACCGCCCCACAGTATACGGTCGGCTCGTGGACGATTCCGTGGGCGATGACCGACGCCGAGACGTTCTCGTCGTTTTCGTTTACGATTCTGACGAACGCCGTCGTTATCGGCATCGCCATTCCGGTCGTCCTCGCGCTCCGTAACGCCGCTTCCGGCCGGTTCACGTCGGTGATGGTCATCGGCTGGCCCGTCTCGTGGGACCGAATCCCCGAGTTGCACGGGCGACTCCTCGAGACGCCCGAGGGCCGCTCTCGCGGCGGCCTCGATCTCGACGCCCTCCGAATGTATCTGCGCTGGCGCGATCTCGGGCTGGCCGACGTTCGAGCGGCCCCGGACCGGTACCGCGATCCGGCGACCCTGCCCGACGAGCCGAACCCGCCGACCGACGGTGCCGTCACCGCGGCGGTTCGCAGCGACGGCGGGACGGCGCTCGAGGGCGAGCCCTCGAGCGACGAGACGACGAGAGAGACAACTGCCGAGACGTCAAGCGAGACCGACTTCGAGACGACTGCCGATTCCGATCCCGAATACGATGATCCGTGGGGTGCGGACGCGTTCCTGGCGGATATCGAGGGCACGGCCTACGGCACCACGTCCGCGGAGCTTCGGGAAGGACTCGAGGTGCTCGTCGACAAGGAAACGGTCTGGATCTCGCCGGGAACGCCGTTTCTCGTGCCGGTGTTCCTCGGCCTGGTGATCGCGTTCGTCTACGGCGACCTGCTCGTCGGGACGCTCATCTAA
- the hisH gene encoding imidazole glycerol phosphate synthase subunit HisH, with translation MKVTIIDYGVGNLRSLRRGLEQADATVEVSDDPAQIAAAEALVLPGVGAFGECVRNSRPFHDVLVEAAEDTPVLGICVGFQLMFTESTEGVPDGETIAGLDLISGRVERLPSTEVKVPHMGWNQLAIERDHPIVAGVDDGEYVYFVHSYGSAVDAHTVASCAYGFDFAAVATNEAGNVMGTQFHPEKSGPIGLRILRNFVEYAEAYHRDRVFVS, from the coding sequence GTGAAGGTAACGATCATCGACTACGGGGTCGGAAATCTCCGGAGTCTTCGGCGCGGACTCGAACAGGCCGACGCGACGGTCGAGGTCTCTGACGATCCAGCGCAGATCGCCGCCGCCGAGGCGCTCGTTCTTCCCGGCGTGGGCGCGTTCGGAGAGTGCGTTCGCAACTCCAGACCGTTTCACGACGTTCTCGTCGAGGCGGCCGAGGATACGCCCGTTCTCGGAATCTGTGTGGGGTTTCAACTCATGTTCACCGAGAGCACCGAGGGCGTCCCGGATGGCGAGACGATCGCGGGGCTCGATCTCATTTCGGGACGAGTCGAGCGTCTCCCGAGCACCGAGGTCAAAGTGCCACACATGGGTTGGAACCAGCTCGCGATCGAACGGGACCACCCGATCGTCGCGGGCGTCGACGACGGGGAGTACGTGTATTTCGTTCACTCCTACGGGTCGGCCGTCGACGCCCACACCGTCGCGTCCTGTGCGTACGGGTTCGACTTCGCTGCCGTTGCCACGAACGAGGCTGGAAACGTGATGGGAACGCAGTTCCATCCCGAAAAGAGCGGGCCGATCGGTCTCCGAATCCTTCGAAACTTCGTCGAGTACGCCGAAGCGTATCACCGCGACCGGGTCTTCGTCTCCTGA
- a CDS encoding HIT family protein: MSTIFSQIAAGEIPARIVYEDETTLAFLDANPLAPGHTLVIPKDEYERLNDVPDDAATDLYATIHRLIPAVEESVDADATTVAFNNGEDAGQEVPHVHCHIVPRFEGDGGGPIHAIAGERPDLADDELDDIAADIESRT; encoded by the coding sequence ATGAGCACCATCTTCAGCCAGATCGCCGCGGGAGAGATCCCCGCACGAATCGTGTACGAAGACGAGACGACGCTGGCGTTCCTCGACGCCAACCCGCTGGCTCCCGGTCACACGCTGGTCATCCCGAAAGACGAGTACGAGCGGTTAAACGACGTTCCCGACGACGCGGCTACCGATCTTTACGCGACGATTCACCGGCTGATCCCCGCCGTCGAGGAGAGCGTCGACGCCGACGCGACGACCGTCGCGTTCAACAACGGCGAGGACGCCGGCCAGGAAGTCCCCCACGTCCACTGCCACATCGTTCCTCGCTTCGAAGGCGACGGCGGCGGCCCCATCCACGCTATCGCCGGCGAGCGGCCTGACCTCGCGGACGACGAACTCGACGATATCGCCGCTGATATCGAATCGCGGACGTGA
- a CDS encoding uracil-DNA glycosylase, translating to MSPSPHDHESNAADGGGTSTSDPDFPTTRNVVESGCERCPALTERRECISWGTGPLDATIVVVGEAPGAGVPDADRWRGGNWTGKAYTSRHSGRRIRRLLERVGYGTEAYYTNAVKCFPADPEDPTTNREPTDDERANCRTHLRTELETIEPTVVLATGKHATKTILAAEDREIDGFIEAALEPLWCERLDVWLVPILHPSYQDVWIGRLGYEPATYREAIGETLDELVSEAA from the coding sequence GTGTCTCCGTCTCCCCACGATCACGAGTCGAACGCCGCTGACGGCGGCGGGACGTCCACGAGCGACCCCGACTTCCCGACCACACGGAACGTCGTCGAATCGGGCTGCGAGCGCTGTCCGGCGCTCACCGAACGCCGCGAGTGCATCTCCTGGGGAACCGGTCCGCTCGACGCGACGATCGTCGTCGTCGGCGAGGCACCCGGGGCCGGCGTTCCGGACGCCGACCGTTGGCGGGGCGGCAACTGGACCGGCAAGGCCTACACCTCGAGACACTCCGGACGGCGCATTCGGCGACTGCTCGAGCGGGTCGGCTACGGAACCGAGGCGTACTACACGAACGCGGTGAAGTGCTTCCCCGCCGATCCCGAGGATCCGACGACGAATCGCGAACCGACCGACGACGAGCGGGCGAACTGTCGAACCCACCTGCGAACCGAACTCGAGACGATCGAACCGACCGTCGTTCTCGCGACCGGAAAACACGCGACGAAGACGATTCTCGCCGCCGAAGACCGCGAAATCGATGGATTCATCGAGGCCGCCCTCGAGCCGCTGTGGTGTGAACGCCTCGACGTCTGGCTCGTTCCGATCCTGCATCCGTCGTATCAGGACGTCTGGATCGGCCGACTCGGCTACGAGCCGGCGACGTATCGGGAGGCGATCGGCGAGACCCTGGACGAACTGGTATCAGAGGCGGCATAG